From Pseudanabaena sp. PCC 6802, one genomic window encodes:
- a CDS encoding low molecular weight protein-tyrosine-phosphatase, which translates to MPLKLLFVCLGNICRSPSAENIMNHLVARSGLGDRIICDSAGTAGYHVGSPPDRRMHAAARKRGLEMTGSARQFVRQDFEKFDLILAMDRENYRDILRLDRDGIYRDKVQLMCGYCSRFDDRDVPDPYYGGADGFDYVIDLLFDACEGLLSTITSEQDLEAY; encoded by the coding sequence TTGCCACTGAAACTTTTATTTGTCTGTTTGGGAAATATTTGCCGATCGCCCTCGGCGGAAAATATTATGAACCATCTGGTGGCACGATCTGGTCTGGGCGATCGCATTATCTGCGATTCGGCTGGTACGGCGGGCTATCACGTCGGCTCGCCACCGGATCGACGCATGCATGCCGCCGCCCGCAAACGCGGATTGGAGATGACTGGCTCGGCGCGGCAGTTTGTCCGCCAGGATTTTGAGAAATTCGATCTGATCCTGGCTATGGATCGAGAGAACTATCGCGATATTCTCCGACTCGATCGAGATGGTATTTACCGAGATAAGGTACAACTAATGTGTGGCTATTGCAGCCGCTTTGACGATCGCGACGTACCCGATCCCTACTATGGTGGTGCTGATGGCTTTGACTATGTCATCGACCTGCTTTTTGACGCTTGCGAAGGACTGTTGAGTACCATAACCTCAGAGCAAGATCTAGAGGCGTATTGA
- the pyk gene encoding pyruvate kinase — protein MTVKEVFRRTKIVATIGPATSSPEMIRKLIEAGATTMRLNFSHGTHADHHRNICTIRQISSELNQPVAILQDLQGPKIRLGRFANGSIILNKGDMFTLTSRDVDCNQTISSVSYDKLAREVPVGATIMLDDGKVEMQVESADLESESLHCRTVIGGVLSDCKGVNFPNVHLSVKAMTDKDREDLRFGLTEGVDWVALSFVCNPEDIKEIKDLIAASGKSANVIAKIEKHEAIAQMHEILSLCDGVMVARGDLGVEMPAEEVPLLQKRLIRTANQLGKPVITATQMLDSMVSNPRPTRAEISDVANAIIDGTDAVMLSNETAVGKYPIQAVETMDKIAQRIEKEHNLHPVQSEGSSVPNAISDAVGKIAVQLNATAIVTLTKTGATARNVSKYRPPIPILAVTSQVDVARQLQLVWGVQPLMLLSLPSARQNFEAAINIAQERKLVTAGDLVVMTAGTLPGVAGSTDLIKVEFVSAVVGKGLGVGQGVVSGRARVASNYLDVKDFHPKEILVVKHTDVDYVEVIRNAAAIVTEESSLDSHAVVIGRKLGIPVMVGVAKATQNIRDGERLTVDFHKGLVYSGSAAKDV, from the coding sequence ATGACTGTAAAAGAAGTATTTCGCCGCACAAAAATTGTTGCCACAATTGGGCCTGCAACTAGCAGCCCTGAGATGATCCGCAAGCTGATTGAGGCGGGTGCGACCACGATGAGGCTTAATTTCTCGCACGGCACTCATGCCGATCACCACCGCAATATTTGCACTATTCGTCAGATTTCATCGGAGCTGAACCAACCCGTTGCCATTCTCCAGGATCTGCAAGGTCCCAAGATTCGTCTGGGCAGGTTTGCAAATGGCTCGATAATCCTGAATAAGGGGGATATGTTTACGCTTACCAGTCGAGATGTGGACTGCAACCAGACGATTAGCTCGGTTAGCTATGACAAGTTGGCGCGAGAGGTGCCAGTCGGAGCCACGATCATGCTGGATGATGGCAAGGTAGAAATGCAGGTAGAGAGCGCTGACTTAGAATCTGAGAGCTTGCACTGCCGTACTGTTATTGGTGGCGTGTTATCAGATTGTAAGGGTGTCAACTTTCCCAACGTTCACCTCTCGGTGAAAGCCATGACCGATAAGGATCGTGAAGACCTGCGCTTTGGTTTAACTGAAGGGGTGGACTGGGTAGCGCTCAGTTTTGTGTGCAATCCAGAGGATATCAAAGAGATTAAAGATCTGATTGCTGCTTCGGGCAAGAGTGCCAATGTAATTGCCAAAATCGAAAAACACGAAGCGATCGCTCAAATGCACGAAATCCTCTCCCTCTGCGATGGCGTCATGGTTGCTAGAGGGGATCTAGGCGTAGAGATGCCAGCCGAAGAAGTTCCACTCTTACAAAAACGTCTGATCAGAACAGCCAATCAGCTTGGCAAACCCGTGATCACGGCAACTCAGATGTTGGATAGTATGGTAAGCAATCCCCGACCGACTAGAGCAGAGATTTCTGACGTTGCCAACGCCATTATTGATGGAACCGATGCCGTGATGCTCTCTAATGAAACTGCGGTAGGTAAGTATCCCATTCAAGCCGTGGAAACGATGGATAAAATCGCTCAACGCATTGAAAAAGAGCATAATCTCCATCCCGTTCAGAGCGAGGGTAGCTCCGTTCCCAATGCTATTAGCGATGCGGTCGGTAAAATTGCCGTCCAACTCAACGCTACTGCGATCGTCACCCTGACCAAAACTGGTGCTACGGCACGTAATGTCAGCAAATACCGTCCCCCTATTCCTATCTTGGCCGTGACCTCTCAGGTGGATGTGGCGAGGCAATTGCAACTGGTGTGGGGCGTACAGCCTCTCATGCTCCTATCTTTACCATCGGCTCGCCAAAATTTTGAAGCAGCTATAAACATAGCTCAAGAGCGCAAGTTAGTCACAGCCGGAGATCTGGTTGTCATGACTGCTGGCACGTTGCCCGGTGTAGCTGGTTCCACCGATTTAATTAAGGTCGAGTTTGTTTCTGCCGTCGTAGGCAAGGGGTTAGGTGTTGGGCAAGGTGTGGTTAGCGGTCGCGCCCGCGTTGCTAGTAATTATCTTGATGTCAAAGACTTCCATCCCAAGGAGATTCTAGTTGTCAAGCATACTGATGTCGACTATGTCGAAGTCATTCGTAACGCTGCTGCGATCGTTACCGAAGAATCGAGCTTAGATTCTCATGCGGTCGTAATTGGCCGGAAATTGGGTATTCCAGTGATGGTAGGAGTGGCAAAAGCCACGCAAAATATTCGCGATGGCGAACGCCTGACCGTAGATTTTCATAAAGGTCTGGTTTATTCTGGCTCTGCGGCAAAGGACGTTTAA